A stretch of DNA from Eschrichtius robustus isolate mEscRob2 chromosome 12, mEscRob2.pri, whole genome shotgun sequence:
CCAGTGTTTCAGCAGTGGCTCATCCAGGCCCCAGTGCTCCACTTTGCAGTCATAAACATCTTCATCAGAAGGGAGGAAGGTGAGATAACTGATCTTGAGGAAGGAAAGATCATTCTTCAGGAGGAAGCTGATCTCAGAAACACCCTCTCTGACTGAGTGTCCGTTCCTCAACCATGTGATGTTGATCACAGGAGGATAGATGTTGTCCACAAGACAGATGAGGGTGTTGGGTTGATGCAGCGACACAGGGAACTTAGAAAACACAGTCACCTCAGGAACCTCTGTGGTGAGAAAACAGCACTGATGTGAAATGAGGATAGCTCTGCCCTGAGGTTCTGCACTGCATCCTGGGGGAGCCCTCCCACCATTTCCCAGTCTGACAGTGGAAGAGCTCTTGTTTCCCTTTTGCTTGGGAGATGCTACTCACTGCCTCTGCTTTATCCCCATATTCTCCGTGGGCATGCTTGTTAAGGAGGGAGGTCTGTGGGACTCCTCCTTGAGGGATTCAAGGAATATGTTATGGGAGTAGGGATCCTTATATTACATGGAAATATGTGATCTTTGAGAAGAGGGAGGATGAGGGTTCAGTAATTACTATGAGAAGATCTGGGGACTCCTTGTAAAGGAGAGAGTTTTATAGAGTGGTGAAGGGTATCTCTCCTTAGGGAACAAGAGAGTGAGGTCTGGTATGAAAGAATAGATTCAGTAAAGAGAGGCAGAATGGTGGACACCTACCATTGGTAACAGGGGTGAAGTTGGAGCGTTTCATCAGGATATCCAAGTTATATTTCCCCACAGCTATGTTTCTCAGGGCACCCTGTGGGTCAAAACTTGAGAATTTGCTAAACACAGGCAGCCGCCAGACAGTCTCCTTCTTCTCCAGGTCCACATAAAATAGCTCATCTCCATCAAATTCTTGGGTGTACTGGCCAGAGGGACCATAGGACTGGTAGAGAGTTGTGCCATAGGTGCCAACGTGGTCAGCTGATAAGTGAGGGTGAGGAGAAGGAAGGTGGAgaacagagggagaggaaagaaccaTGTTAAACAAAGTAACGGAAGAAACTTAACTCTCAAACATTGTAGCCTTcacctctttttgtttgtttgtttgttttgcaatgCTTTTATTTGACAGCTTTGTCAAATACAGCCTTTCAAGAAGTATTTTGAGGGagcagcagagaggaggaggaggggcagggaaaaAAGCTCACTTGTCTGCTCCACTAGCACACGTTCAGCAGGACCAGCGTTTTGGTTTTTTCACATTCATTTAAATGACATATTTGAAACTGAAAGTGTTGTCACAGGATAGGCGTTTGCCATTGCATCTCCCACACAACCCTTGACGGTGGGGCCTTTTGGGGTCCACGTGGCGAACTTTTACTGGGCAGGAGCCTCTAGTCTCTTTACAATTTTGACAGGTGATATCCTCCACTCTGTAAGGGTTATAAGACTTCTGACATGTTCTGCAAAACTGCTTGTAGTAAACCTTGTTAGTGCCCTGTACACACCACACGTAGGCACTTTCCCATCAGATGTTGCCGTCCTTGCAGTGATAGTAGCCATATTTCTGCACAGTCTCTAAGCAAAATTCCCAGCACCTGTTTCCTTCGCCCTCAGTGTTGGTAGCTGTCCTGTTAGAATCCAGGCTGTCTTTCCACTATAACATATGCTCAGAAGGGCGGAACTTTCACAGGCCTTGTTTACTGCTATTTCCTGCATGtccagctcagtgcctggcacactgtaggCTTGTGATAAATATcataatggaaagaaagaagaaagatgggaatgaatgaatgatcatgGTGTTAGTTTACTTCCCTTTGCTTCAtaagttttctttctcatttaattctttcatCAGGTAATGACACGTTCATTATGGTCCCTCTCCCCTCAGGACTGGCTCAGAGCAGAACGTTTTCTATACaggattcattttttattttttctaaaccaAGGAAAAGCACACGgaatcttattattttaaaagagtttcCTCTAACTGTTACAGGGTGTAAGAACGAGTACGACAAGGACAGTGAGAgtattacaaaatatataaagaataaacaATGGTTTTAAGTTGTCTGTTTTGTTAACAGTAGTGATCCTTAAAGGAGAGTGCCTGATTGCTTCTGAAGTAAGAAatggaagttttattctggatttCTGTTATTTCCcacctctattttttttctttaaggaggTTACTAAACTTCTTTTTCTGACTCAACACATATTTGTTGAGGACTCAAGATACTCTTCTGCCGTTTTCTTCAAATGGACAATATACTTTTCTGAGGATGCCAAAGCAGAATGGCAACCAGTTCAGTTTGACTCTACTCAAGTAAGCCTAACTGGATAATTTTGTCCAGACACATACAAGCCTCttatcattttctctttccttccttcctcaattACTGAGTATCAACAGGGTTTCAGACATTGTGGGAGGCAAAGAGTAAAACATCAATCAGGCATGGTCTCTGCCGACAAGGAGAATATTGATTAATGGGAGAGTCAGGTGAGTAAAGGAGCAAGTACAGTGTACTGTGCCGAGTTCTGGGATGGATGTATCCAATATCCTCATCTGACCTTATCTATTAATAAAGCCAAATGACATTATCCTTTCATGTTCCTTGGTCTTTGCAggggtctgttttttttttttccccccctgaaATGAAATTATCTGTTAGGATTTCCTGGACACCtccagttcattctttttttaaaatttatttatttcattaatttatttagttttggccctgttgggcctttgttgctgcgcgcgggctttctctagttgcatccagtgggggctactcttcgttgaggtgagcaggcttctcattgtggtggcttctcttgttgtggagcacgtgctctaggtccctgggcttcagtaattgtggctcgtgggctctaaagtgcaggctcagtagttgtggcacacgggcttagttgctctgcggcatgtgggatctttccggaccagggatcgaacccttgtcccctgcaccggcaggtggattcttaaccactgtgccaccagggaagccccagttcatTCTTGAAGTTTCTGCTTAGTTACCAACTTTTTAGCTAAGTTCTCTCATTACACATGTTTTTGCTCACATTATAACCTCCAACCTCTCCATCCCAGTGTCCTGCTTTCAAGTCAGTCTATTCCTCAACGTTACCCAGCATGACCCCTTGGTTGATCACTTAAAAGGCCTTCCAACATAGCCTCCTTATCCCTGTAGTgaatattcttgactccttttcaATCATGAATATATGCAATTATTCTCTTCATCGGCTACTTGTCCTGAGTTGCCAGCACTGAAGAACGTCGCACTGCTGTGCCAACTGGAACCAATTCACTTTTACAGCTTCAGCCTCAGCTGCGTCCACTGCCCTGCTCAGCAATACTCCTGTTTTTCTGCACCATTTTGTTAGCATTACTAATCTTAGTACACTCTATGGGGCAGATAgcatgttttttcatttttgcatcCCCCAAACTTAGCTTGCTGCgtgtttaaaaatgtatacaaaatGTCAATTACTATTCTTGAGGATCACAGAGACTTTGGGGAAGACTGACAAACACAGAGGTAGCAGAATTATATGACAATCAGAATCAGCAGTGCCCAGGCCTGCAGTATGATTGTGAGCCCTAAGCACTGTTGCTTAGGCAAGCTTTCctccataaaaatattaaaagtcatATTTTATGGCCATACTggtataaagacaaatataatctaggctaaattaaaaattaaaacataaaagttcattttttcttctaattaaaataataaaatattttcatggagcTCTATAAGCACTGCAGGCCCTTGGCCTGTGTCCCCTGTGCCTAATGGGGAAGTCGAGCCTGACCAGGACACTCTAGCGTAACGGTGAAGAAACAAAATTTAGAAGTGCTCTGGAGAAGTACGTGAAACTTCCACTACCACACACAATTAGAATGGGAGCAGCCATGGTTAGCAAAGTTGCTGAAGATTAGAGTACCCTCCATTTCACTTCCCTTTTGAACTGTCTGGCCTTTCTACTTTGGTTTTTACAAACTCACTCAATGTCTATAAAATAACAAAGATGTGGGCCAGGGATGGAtcctggaaggaaaggaagacgAAGGAATGTATGAAAAGAGGGTGGAAGGAGGGGGACAGCAAAGGCAGAGGGGCCTAAGGGACCAAATAAATAATCTGTGCTTGCCCATTCTTCTTGAAGGACTTCCTTATATGGGGCGAAGAACTGGTAATTCGGGCTAACAATTTGAAAACAATATAACTTGATTCATCAAGTTTCTTATCATAAagttctcaattttaaaataaaaataaggaaatttcttactttgttaaagaaaataaagcaaagttaCACTTGTAAcggtaaaactaaaaaaataagaataatcttTGACATTTGTGTGTCTTAATCACTTAGAAAGCATTTCTACACACCTATTTTACTTGGTTATTTGTGAGGTGACACGTATGAGGTAACTGAGGTTAAGTGAGGACCCTGCGGTAAAACGCCTCGTGTAAAGGCATTCTGCTGTGCTCGCTTACCCTCTCCCAACCTGTGCCAGATGACAGCATGAAAATGTATGTAGATCTGAGACTGAAAAGGTCACCCTTCTTTGTATCTACACAGTATACAGAATTCATGGAACTATTTACCCCAAGATACACTTTAGGAGAAATATACAAAAAGCTTCAAAATTTGCTCAGAGAAATTTGGGAGCAATAGTTCATAAAATTTTAGTAACAAAATATCCACTTATGGAAACATTTCTAATCTTTGAGGCAATAATGAATGAATGCCCTAGAGCCCTCCAGGACATATTCACTGGATCCAATATCAGAAACAGAATAATGTCCTTGGTGAACTCTGCAACAGCACAAGTAGCAAAGAGAGTGGGTCTGGACTCTTGGTTTCCTGTAGGAGGAATGACTGTAAGTTTTAGATTTGCTTAATATTGAGAACGCTTTGAGGAGTCGCTATTATCTCTAGGCCAAACtctatctttttttccctccaattcCCTGTTCCCCAACTCTAGTCCCCACATCCCTCAAGCGTGCACTCACCCCCAATGTCTTCACCTCCACAGGGGCTCATCATGGTGGTCAGGGTGAGGGCCCCCAGAATCAGAGCTCTGTTCAGGACCATCCTCTTTTAAGGTGGTCTCAGCAGTTGCCGTTCTGAGTTGCAGAGCAATGACGAGGGCTGAGCTGAGAAGGAACTCTGTAGACACCCAAACCACACTCTGCCAGGTCAGGATTTGGCCAATCAGAAAAATCCCCTATGATGACACCTCAGTTGCCAGATGAAGACTTTGTACTAAGAGGCCTCGAAGGGACTGGGAAATCTCCCGGTTCTGATGCGGCCTCCACTCGGAGTGGACCTGAGGGAATTTTCTATGAAAGGAGGGAGGGTATTAAATCAGAGTCTTCTCACACATGTGTATGCCTGCTGGTGACAAGAGGGCTGGGAATTTCTGAGCAGCCTCGTGGACGGATGAGGTCCTCACTAATTTGGTGTCCGACAGGATATTCTGGGCTATAACTTCCAGGATCTCTCCCCTGAGATCGTCCCCCTCCCTGGcaggccccacctcctcccacttCTCTTGCCCCCTTATGTGGGTTAactgtctttctctttgtttccatAGTGCATATGGAATTCTCTAAATATTGAGTTGATCCAAGTGATTTCTGCTGGTAGTAGCCAAGGAATACCTTTGCCTTTTCTACTTATAGAAATCCAGTTGAGTAAATTATTCTTTTCGTACTCTCAAAAGCTTTTATTACCCAGGGCAATAAAAGTACTTGTAATGTCGTGTAATGCTGCCTAAAGTAACTGCATGAtctttcatttgaattttttcccTGTCTTGAGTATTCTTTATGCTCTATATTTTGGTGAACCTAtctacttttaaagaaatttggGGAGCATTGACTACATTAAAGAAAGCTCTGGCTGGCAtgctgtataatttttttaaacttaagaatGTCAAGTCAAATATTGAGGGTAGAATTCAGGGAATTGTCCTGACTTcgaaaattttcttcctttaatctactggatattttaatattctttatccTGCCACATTAAAACCCCAGGTATTTGTGAGGGACTAAGGATTGAGCTAAGGTCAAAGACAATTTTTAGAGGGGCACTTATTTTTTCAGAAGAACTGATTTTCTGTGTGTTATGGAAGCCACGGGTTAATGGGGGTTCCATTTAGAATCAATCACCCTGTCCCTGTTAGATGGCCCCCAGTTTCTCAGCACTGTCTTACCTCACAGTGACAAAGACTATAAAGAAGAGTGAGACAGAAAAAGCCCTGGCATCTGGGAGCTGCCTGGGACTATTTATTAGGCCTTGGTGTTGCCAGGAGCTGGCCTGCAACTCACAACTAGGTTTTGGTGTTTTCTTGCTGAACATAAGCAACGTCGTATAGCAACAGCATTAGACAGCCATTCTGTGACCATCAGCCATTCTGCTTTGACCATCGAAGCAGAAAACAAGGCCGCTCAGTAATCATGTCTCAACACAGACGAAACATGAACTGTGTCCAAATCACAAAAATGACCAAGCCTACTTCTCTCCTAGATAATATGAATGACATCTGCTTCTTTCCTAATTACAGCGTTAGCCTCAGTATAATCTTCCTTCCTCCTAGGTAAGATTTATTAAGGTGCCGGATTACAGAattaccccacctcaccaccCACTTCTTGACAGAATCCAATTAAGAATAGTCTCTGTTTCTTAAATCCTCCTCAAGATCACCTAACACAAGCCCAAATCCTATAATAGTTTAAGGGTCTGTTTCATGTGTTGCCTAGGCTATGGTCCTCAGTTATTCACTCAAACATTAACCTAGGTGTTGCTCTGAAGTTATCTTATAGATGCGATTAAGGTCCAAAATCAGTTGACATTATGCAAGAGAGATTATTCTAGATAATCTAGGTGAGGCTGGACGAATCAGGTGAACAGTCTCAAGAGCAGACCTGAGGTTTCCCTGAGGGGAAGAGATTTCACTGTGGGTTGCAGCTTCAGCCTGTGCTGAAATTTCCAGCCTGCCTTTCCTGACAATAGCCCTCCCTATGGGTCTTGGACTTGCCTAGTCCACCCCACAACTGTGTAAACTAATTCTTTGCAATGAATCTCTTAAAAGATCTCTCCAACAGGTTCTGCTTCTTTGGTTCCAACATCTTCATATTGAGATGCCCCTGATTCCCCATGGTGAGTGTATGAACAATAAAACCAACTTGTTCATCCATGGATGTGCTTCTGATGATCCTTGGCTGAAGACATTAACAGCACTTCATTAGATTGTTGTGAGGAGCATAGATATACTCCACCTGGAATGAAAAATTCCCACGGCTCTTTATACTTGTAATACAttaatatcatccccattttacaaggaGGACATCAAATTTCAGAAAGGTGAAAGAatgtgcccaaagtcacacagctggtgagtgcaGAGCTGAAATGTGACAAGGGCAAGCCACGAGGCCctgtgagggagggaaggggtcTCCTGCATGGATTCAGAATACAGTGTCCTGACATAATTAGGATAAATATTTGACCCTACAGGTGGCCTTATCATTCTTCCTAGTCTCTCCCGTTATGGACCAAGAGAAATTTTGAGGTTCTACTTGAGATGTGTTCCTTTTACCATGCAGCATCCTCCTTTCTATGCAGTAAATAACATGTTTCTATGCTTTTTTTTCTGGATCCAGACTTACCTGCTTTATATCTTAAATAAATCACTTACAGTTTGGCAAATGGTCAAAACTTTTCTTGATGGTGCTTCAGAATTTCACCTACTAATTTTACAGTTAAAAGAATTCAACTCAAATTAGGAAGTTAGGATGTTAAACACTCAGGATTAGAATTGCATCTTGGATGGGAAGTTGAAGACCAGTCTCAGATTTCACATCCAGTGGGATGCAGGGGAAGTCCAAGCAAGGCAATGTTACTAGCTAAGAGATAGAAGATGAGCTTTCTGTCTTTAACCTGATTCTGTGTCCCTCCTTTTCCTGCAATCACACAATGAACCTTGTTCTAGTTTCTTCTCTCTTCAGGTCATAATTTtaacataaagtaaaattattAGTGAATTAAACTCAGAGGAATGGTGTAACACTTTGACAAAAACCAATTTGTTACCTCTgtctaaaaggaaaataaaagacccTTTTCATAAATTAATGGTGGAAATGAAATTTgcagtttaaaatattaatttagaccaaaatttttctatttttttaacatctttattggagtgtaattgctttacaatgttgtgttagtttctgctgtataacaaagtgaatcagctatatgtatacatatatccccatatcccctccatcttgtgtctccctcccaccctccctatcccacccctctaggtggtcccaaagcactgagctgatctccctgtgctatgcagctgcttcccactagctatctattttacatttggtagtatatataaatccatgccactctctcacttcgtcccagcttacccttcccagtccgcatgtcctcaagtccattctctacatctgcgtctttattcctgtcctgcccctaggttctttagaaccttttttttttttttttgattccatatatatgtgttagtatgcagtatttatttttctctttctgacttacttcactctgtatgacagtctatgtcttttggttggagcatttaatccatttacatttaaggtagttattgatatgtatgttcctattaccattttcttaattgttttgggttggtttttgtaggtctttttcttctcttgtgtttcctgtctagagaagttcctttagcatttgttgtaaagctggtttggtgatgctgaattctcttaacttttccttgtctgtaaaagtttaatttctccattgaatctgaatgagatccttgctgggtagagtaatcttggttgtaggtttttccctttcatcactttaaatatgtcctgccactcccttctggcttgcagagtttctgctgaaaaatcagctgttaaccttatggggattcccttgtgtgttatttgttgctcttcccttgctgctttttatattttttctttgtatttaatttttgatagtttgattaatatgtgtcttggcatgtttctccttggatttatcctgtaagggactctctgcacttcctggacttgatagaccgtttcctttcccatgttagggaagt
This window harbors:
- the LOC137774195 gene encoding HLA class II histocompatibility antigen, DQ alpha 2 chain isoform X1 codes for the protein MVLNRALILGALTLTTMMSPCGGEDIGADHVGTYGTTLYQSYGPSGQYTQEFDGDELFYVDLEKKETVWRLPVFSKFSSFDPQGALRNIAVGKYNLDILMKRSNFTPVTNEVPEVTVFSKFPVSLHQPNTLICLVDNIYPPVINITWLRNGHSVREGVSEISFLLKNDLSFLKISYLTFLPSDEDVYDCKVEHWGLDEPLLKHWEAEIPTPMSELTETVVCALGLTVGLVGIVLGTVFIIQGLRSGGPSRHQGPL
- the LOC137774195 gene encoding HLA class II histocompatibility antigen, DQ alpha 2 chain isoform X2, with the protein product MVLNRALILGALTLTTMMSPCGGEDIGAYSVPGTELDMQEIAVNKACESSALLSICYSGKTAWILTGQLPTLRAKETADHVGTYGTTLYQSYGPSGQYTQEFDGDELFYVDLEKKETVWRLPVFSKFSSFDPQGALRNIAVGKYNLDILMKRSNFTPVTNEVPEVTVFSKFPVSLHQPNTLICLVDNIYPPVINITWLRNGHSVREGVSEISFLLKNDLSFLKISYLTFLPSDEDVYDCKVEHWGLDEPLLKHWEAEIPTPMSELTETVVCALGLTVGLVGIVLGTVFIIQGLRSGGPSRHQGPL